A window of the Teredinibacter franksiae genome harbors these coding sequences:
- a CDS encoding cellulose binding domain-containing protein yields MSTSKIFYSTIAGIGLSLFASYGHALSCSSTADTWSSGYVLNVTVTNDSTSTINDWDVTLGFNQNPSVTGSWNADINSSGNSVEASNIAWNGTLGAGQSTTFGFQGTHNGNFQTPSCSGSGEGSSSSSSSSSSSSSSSSSSSSSSSNSSSSSSSSSSSSSSSSSSSSSSSSSSSSSTGTELVIQENSTGFCSVDGSVDSNNSGYTGVGFANTDNESGTKIVWRVNVQFASSYQLDWRYANGSSNNRAGSVTVNGSSQGDVSFPSTGSWTSWNEDSASVNLNSGSNEIVLQANAGEGLSNIDSLSIFGSGISAASCEGSSSSSSSSSSSSSSSSSSNNNGTISINDKAPGWASVSGGTTGGGTNLGSAVTVSNMSALKSAASGNASKIILVTPGTYDGTLSPGANTTIIGTKPGVVISGNINISGSDKKNIIIRNIAVRGKRCGSNDDCRSGSDGVYIGGGAHHVWFDHVDIADGQDGNFDVTRSGDFVTCSWCKFHYTYDKEHSLSNLIAGSDNETESRGKLNITYMNSMWGDRVNSRQPRGRFGKIHMLNNYHKNSGSLHGVGREMTLLAEGCYYDVSGKSVFFTMGGQHTGWKGIGNEGTAKGMNDSEGSIFSPPYSYSVKSASEAKSAILSSNCGVGNTCNLQQ; encoded by the coding sequence GTGTCTACTTCAAAAATATTTTACTCAACTATCGCCGGCATTGGGCTCAGTCTGTTTGCCAGTTATGGTCATGCATTGTCCTGCAGCAGCACTGCCGATACCTGGAGTTCCGGGTACGTCCTTAATGTGACTGTAACAAACGACAGCACCTCAACCATCAACGACTGGGACGTAACACTCGGTTTTAATCAAAACCCCAGCGTTACCGGTTCTTGGAATGCGGACATTAACTCATCGGGTAACTCAGTCGAGGCGTCCAATATTGCATGGAACGGTACCCTTGGTGCGGGTCAAAGCACTACCTTTGGCTTTCAGGGAACACACAACGGTAACTTCCAAACACCAAGCTGTTCAGGTTCAGGGGAAGGCTCCAGCTCTTCATCCAGCAGCTCTTCATCCAGCAGCTCTTCAAGTAGCTCTAGCTCTTCATCAAGTAGTAATTCTAGTTCTTCCAGTAGCTCCAGCTCTTCGAGCAGCAGCTCTAGTTCCTCCAGCAGCAGTTCTAGTTCCTCCAGCAGCAGCTCGTCTACTGGTACAGAGCTTGTCATTCAAGAAAACAGCACAGGCTTCTGCTCTGTTGATGGAAGCGTAGACAGCAACAACAGCGGCTACACAGGTGTAGGCTTTGCGAATACCGACAACGAGTCGGGCACCAAAATTGTTTGGCGCGTTAACGTGCAGTTTGCCAGTAGCTACCAATTGGACTGGCGCTATGCGAACGGCTCAAGTAATAACCGTGCGGGTAGCGTTACTGTGAATGGCTCATCCCAAGGCGACGTTAGTTTTCCATCTACCGGCTCTTGGACAAGCTGGAACGAAGATAGCGCCAGCGTGAACCTCAACAGTGGTAGTAACGAAATAGTGCTGCAGGCCAATGCTGGCGAAGGCCTTTCAAACATTGACTCCCTCAGTATCTTTGGCAGCGGTATTAGTGCAGCATCTTGTGAGGGCTCTAGTTCAAGCTCTAGCAGTTCAAGTTCAAGTTCAAGTTCAAGTTCAAGTTCAAACAATAACGGTACCATTAGCATTAATGACAAGGCACCCGGCTGGGCGAGCGTCAGCGGCGGCACCACCGGGGGTGGTACTAACCTTGGCAGTGCTGTCACTGTAAGCAATATGAGTGCACTTAAGTCGGCCGCCAGCGGTAACGCCAGTAAAATTATACTGGTTACCCCAGGCACCTATGATGGCACGCTTTCTCCCGGGGCTAACACCACCATCATTGGCACTAAGCCAGGTGTCGTTATTAGTGGAAACATCAATATCAGCGGTTCGGATAAGAAGAACATCATTATTCGTAACATCGCCGTTCGCGGTAAGCGATGTGGTAGCAACGACGATTGTCGATCAGGCTCCGACGGTGTCTACATTGGTGGTGGTGCCCACCATGTTTGGTTTGATCACGTAGACATAGCCGACGGTCAAGACGGTAATTTTGATGTTACCCGATCTGGCGATTTTGTAACTTGCTCCTGGTGTAAATTCCACTATACCTACGACAAAGAGCACAGCTTGTCGAACCTGATTGCCGGTAGCGATAACGAAACTGAAAGCCGAGGAAAACTCAACATTACCTACATGAACAGCATGTGGGGAGATCGCGTGAATTCTCGTCAACCTCGCGGGCGTTTCGGCAAAATCCATATGCTTAATAACTACCACAAAAATAGCGGTTCGCTTCATGGTGTAGGGCGAGAAATGACACTTCTGGCTGAGGGTTGCTACTACGATGTGTCCGGTAAAAGCGTATTCTTTACCATGGGCGGCCAGCACACTGGCTGGAAAGGTATTGGTAATGAAGGTACAGCCAAAGGCATGAACGACTCTGAAGGCAGCATATTCTCACCGCCTTATAGCTACAGCGTGAAGTCTGCATCCGAGGCCAAGTCGGCGATTCTTTCCAGCAACTGTGGTGTAGGTAATACCTGCAACCTCCAACAGTAG
- a CDS encoding glycosyl hydrolase 115 family protein, translating to MKNIFRICITFLFLSLISNAFACNLPASVCTSNLDGSFALIEGGRPATVVIDAGADSAVQRVAESFTLDLKRLTGKRSKLLSSPKKIKQPVVLIGVLGESKLIDGLVKEGVVDATGLSGQWEAYKISVVDNPWPKVERALVIVGSNRRGAIYGTYELSEQLGVSPWYWFADVPVQRLENVFVTAGIQRDQPKVKYRGIFINDEDPAFSGWAKNSFGGVNADMYAHVFELILRLKGNYLWPAMWGKSFHLDDPRNTLLADEMGIVMGASHHEPMTRAQSEWHAFPDDPTTGGDWNYTTNAKNLRSFWRGGIERMMSKGNGDAFDSLLTVGMRGDGDEPMSDGTAINLLEKIVADQRDIIEEVTGKPASETPQVWALYKEVQDYYDQGMDVPDDITLLFADDNWGNVRRLPTKELDRSGGYGVYYHFDYVGVPRSYKWQNTVQIAKVWQQMSLSYERGARGIWVVNVGDIKPLEYPLDFFMEMAWNPEKMTSEALARYPQQWAAQTFGVELAPAVAELISRYSQYAARRKPELIDESTFPIGDVTNQVLKGGEFGQYVYQWRQLVTFMEEVKPRISKEQQSAFFQYIEYPVLALSNLYELYYATAWNRRLASHHDARANHFLTIVEDSFKRDRELTQKYHTINGGKWNGMMNQVHMNYVHWNEPTQQTMPSVTRVAGGRNDIPVVFVEEEDESHTVSIEASNFDRRSAGASVAWVAIPDLGQTKASMVAYPQGKPATKISDNVRLEYDISVSESTDLKVSLKLSPSLDTTGGDGVRVGVSLDQGPVKTLVMNLQPTGGGVSSEEQRDWFDAVSNNYHLLETVFLDVKSGRRTLKIWRLDDNVVLQKIRVTEY from the coding sequence GTGAAAAATATTTTCCGCATTTGTATAACCTTTCTGTTCCTGAGTTTGATTTCGAATGCATTTGCGTGCAATTTGCCAGCATCCGTTTGTACAAGTAATCTCGACGGCAGTTTTGCTTTGATTGAGGGGGGGCGGCCAGCTACCGTTGTGATTGACGCCGGTGCAGATTCTGCTGTGCAACGCGTTGCTGAGAGTTTTACTTTAGATCTAAAGCGGCTGACTGGGAAAAGATCGAAATTACTTTCGAGCCCCAAAAAAATAAAACAGCCGGTGGTGCTAATTGGTGTGCTTGGTGAGAGTAAACTCATTGATGGATTGGTGAAAGAGGGTGTTGTTGATGCGACGGGGCTGTCTGGGCAATGGGAAGCGTACAAAATATCAGTTGTTGATAATCCTTGGCCGAAGGTAGAGCGAGCTTTGGTCATTGTGGGCTCAAATCGTCGTGGTGCGATATACGGCACCTATGAACTCTCCGAGCAACTGGGTGTTTCCCCTTGGTACTGGTTTGCCGACGTTCCCGTGCAACGTCTTGAAAATGTCTTTGTTACCGCAGGTATTCAACGTGATCAACCAAAGGTTAAATACCGGGGCATTTTTATTAACGATGAAGACCCCGCATTCAGTGGTTGGGCGAAAAACTCATTTGGTGGAGTTAATGCCGATATGTATGCGCATGTATTTGAGCTTATCTTACGCTTAAAAGGTAACTATTTGTGGCCTGCGATGTGGGGTAAATCATTCCATCTCGATGATCCACGTAACACCTTATTGGCGGACGAAATGGGTATTGTGATGGGTGCTTCGCATCACGAGCCAATGACACGCGCACAATCCGAATGGCATGCATTCCCCGATGACCCAACAACAGGAGGAGACTGGAACTACACCACCAACGCCAAAAACCTGCGAAGTTTTTGGCGCGGTGGCATTGAGCGCATGATGTCTAAGGGTAATGGTGATGCGTTTGATAGTCTTCTTACTGTCGGTATGCGAGGAGATGGTGATGAACCTATGTCTGATGGAACGGCAATAAATTTACTGGAAAAAATTGTCGCTGACCAGCGCGATATCATTGAAGAAGTAACGGGCAAGCCGGCGAGTGAAACGCCACAGGTCTGGGCGCTGTATAAAGAAGTTCAGGATTATTACGATCAAGGCATGGATGTACCGGATGATATAACGCTGCTGTTTGCTGACGACAACTGGGGAAATGTGAGGCGGCTGCCTACTAAGGAGCTGGATCGCAGTGGGGGCTATGGGGTGTATTATCATTTTGACTATGTGGGTGTGCCGCGTAGTTATAAGTGGCAAAACACTGTACAAATTGCCAAGGTGTGGCAGCAAATGAGTTTGTCCTACGAGCGTGGTGCGCGCGGCATATGGGTTGTGAATGTTGGTGACATCAAACCACTGGAATATCCGCTCGACTTTTTTATGGAAATGGCGTGGAATCCAGAGAAAATGACTTCCGAAGCGCTTGCGCGGTATCCTCAGCAGTGGGCTGCACAAACCTTTGGTGTCGAGTTGGCGCCAGCTGTAGCGGAGCTTATTTCCCGTTACAGTCAATATGCGGCGCGAAGAAAACCAGAGCTTATTGACGAGAGCACTTTCCCTATTGGTGACGTTACCAATCAAGTGCTGAAGGGCGGCGAGTTCGGGCAGTATGTTTATCAGTGGCGACAGCTTGTAACCTTTATGGAAGAGGTTAAACCTCGAATATCGAAAGAGCAACAGTCGGCGTTCTTCCAGTATATTGAATACCCGGTTTTAGCTTTGTCGAACCTCTATGAGCTTTACTATGCTACCGCTTGGAATCGACGTCTCGCGTCTCATCATGATGCGCGAGCCAATCATTTTTTAACGATTGTAGAGGATTCGTTTAAGCGTGATAGAGAGCTAACTCAAAAATATCATACGATAAATGGTGGTAAGTGGAATGGCATGATGAACCAGGTACATATGAATTATGTGCACTGGAACGAACCAACACAACAAACTATGCCAAGTGTAACGCGGGTTGCAGGTGGTAGGAACGATATTCCCGTAGTGTTTGTTGAGGAGGAAGATGAAAGTCATACGGTTAGCATTGAAGCTTCCAACTTTGATCGGCGCTCAGCTGGTGCAAGTGTGGCTTGGGTTGCTATCCCCGATCTCGGTCAAACTAAAGCTTCTATGGTTGCCTACCCACAAGGAAAGCCGGCAACAAAAATTAGTGATAATGTACGATTGGAATATGATATTTCTGTGTCTGAGAGTACCGATTTGAAAGTGTCATTAAAACTGAGCCCTTCGTTGGATACTACCGGGGGTGACGGCGTTCGAGTGGGAGTCTCATTAGATCAGGGACCAGTAAAAACGCTTGTTATGAATTTGCAGCCTACAGGTGGTGGTGTCAGCTCGGAAGAGCAACGGGATTGGTTTGATGCTGTGAGCAATAATTACCATTTGCTCGAAACAGTTTTTTTAGACGTTAAAAGTGGGCGGCGAACCCTCAAGATATGGCGATTGGATGACAATGTTGTGCTGCAAAAAATCAGAGTGACGGAGTATTGA
- a CDS encoding xanthine dehydrogenase family protein molybdopterin-binding subunit, whose protein sequence is MTISHISRRKFLGLAGVSAGGLILGVSVPGISVAQKGNAAFTPSAFIHIAESGDTVIYCGRCEMGQGISTALPAAVADELEADWGRVTVRQGDGDEKYGPQETGGSASIHLMFIPMREAGAAAREMLVAAAAAVWGLPISQCYGENHIVKNKNNDKTLGYGELASKAAELPIPEKPALKVKKDYRYIGKGLPRHNQGDIVQGKLTYGIDTKMPGLRYAAIRHCPVLGGKMISADKKEALAMKGVIDVIEIPRFNVPYGSLGGVAVVADNTWTAEQALKKIKIEWDLGENKIYDTQKYKAQLVNNVEKPARLAAERGDVKGAFEKAEILYSATYTGGHLCHAPMEPNASVVWVQDNSCEVWASTQSPVDIQKVLGQYLEREPKDIVVHVQMAGGAFGRKFKCDYVHEAAVISQKIKAPVQLTWSREEDMRTGYYHSINAQHIKASIDKDGHVTGWLHRAAFPAIASLFDPSLDRAPADSLNTIKDHPFGIVNLRSESGEAKAHTRIGWYRAVYAIFYGFAFGTFADELAHKAGKDTYTFLNTIYDNNKDPKQAEKVQRSKGVLALAKEKSGWDKRDTLPKNQGVGIAVHYCFRSYVAMVVHVEVNDGDITVLNVDCAIDCGQILNPDGATAQMEGAVVMAMSLAMHTEIVFRDGAVVNSNYHDYPVLRINDMPKVRVHMVDSDIKPTGLGEPGLGPFPAALSNAVFAASGKRYRDLPFKS, encoded by the coding sequence ATGACGATTTCACATATTAGTCGCCGTAAATTTTTAGGCCTTGCCGGTGTGAGTGCTGGCGGGCTTATTTTAGGTGTTAGCGTACCGGGAATTAGCGTGGCACAAAAAGGTAATGCAGCATTTACCCCCAGTGCCTTTATCCATATCGCAGAAAGTGGTGATACGGTGATTTATTGCGGACGCTGTGAGATGGGGCAAGGTATTAGTACCGCGCTGCCCGCGGCAGTGGCCGACGAGCTGGAGGCCGATTGGGGTCGAGTAACGGTAAGGCAAGGCGACGGCGACGAAAAATACGGCCCCCAAGAGACGGGCGGTTCGGCGAGTATTCATCTTATGTTTATTCCCATGCGCGAAGCCGGTGCCGCTGCTCGTGAGATGCTGGTAGCCGCGGCTGCGGCGGTCTGGGGCTTACCAATAAGCCAGTGCTACGGAGAAAATCATATTGTTAAAAACAAAAACAACGATAAAACACTGGGTTACGGAGAGTTGGCTTCCAAAGCGGCGGAACTGCCAATACCCGAAAAGCCAGCACTAAAAGTCAAGAAAGATTACAGATATATTGGAAAAGGTCTGCCTCGGCATAATCAGGGAGATATCGTACAGGGAAAGTTAACCTACGGTATCGACACCAAAATGCCGGGATTAAGGTACGCGGCTATACGCCACTGCCCGGTTCTCGGGGGGAAAATGATTAGTGCCGATAAGAAAGAAGCCTTAGCGATGAAAGGCGTTATCGATGTAATTGAAATACCGCGCTTTAATGTGCCTTATGGTTCACTGGGTGGCGTTGCTGTGGTTGCAGACAATACCTGGACAGCTGAGCAAGCCCTGAAGAAGATCAAGATCGAGTGGGATCTCGGTGAGAATAAAATTTACGATACACAAAAGTATAAAGCGCAATTGGTTAACAATGTTGAAAAGCCAGCCAGACTTGCTGCTGAGCGGGGAGACGTTAAAGGCGCATTTGAAAAAGCGGAAATTTTGTACAGCGCAACATACACGGGTGGGCATCTTTGTCATGCACCTATGGAACCCAACGCCAGTGTTGTATGGGTGCAAGACAATAGCTGTGAAGTATGGGCTTCAACTCAGAGCCCTGTCGACATTCAAAAAGTGTTAGGGCAGTACTTAGAGCGCGAGCCAAAAGACATTGTTGTGCACGTACAAATGGCGGGCGGCGCTTTTGGTCGCAAGTTTAAGTGCGATTATGTACATGAGGCGGCGGTAATTTCACAAAAAATCAAGGCACCGGTACAGTTGACCTGGTCCCGCGAGGAAGATATGCGCACCGGCTATTATCACTCGATTAATGCGCAACATATCAAAGCTTCTATCGACAAAGACGGCCATGTTACCGGTTGGCTCCACCGCGCGGCTTTTCCGGCTATTGCCTCGCTCTTTGATCCCAGCCTTGACCGAGCGCCAGCGGATAGTTTAAACACTATTAAGGATCACCCCTTTGGTATTGTAAATTTGCGCAGCGAGAGCGGAGAGGCCAAAGCCCATACGCGCATCGGTTGGTATCGCGCCGTTTACGCTATTTTTTACGGCTTTGCGTTCGGTACCTTTGCCGATGAACTCGCGCACAAGGCGGGCAAAGATACCTATACATTTTTAAATACCATCTACGACAATAACAAGGATCCGAAACAGGCCGAAAAGGTGCAACGCTCTAAAGGCGTACTGGCTCTGGCTAAAGAAAAGTCTGGCTGGGACAAGCGCGATACCTTGCCAAAAAATCAGGGCGTGGGTATCGCCGTTCACTACTGCTTTAGAAGCTATGTGGCCATGGTGGTCCACGTAGAGGTAAATGACGGTGATATCACAGTGCTGAATGTGGACTGTGCCATAGACTGCGGACAAATCCTTAACCCGGATGGTGCCACGGCACAAATGGAAGGCGCGGTGGTGATGGCCATGTCCTTGGCGATGCATACCGAAATTGTTTTTAGAGACGGCGCGGTGGTCAATTCAAACTACCATGACTACCCGGTGTTAAGAATTAACGATATGCCCAAGGTGCGAGTACACATGGTTGATTCAGATATCAAGCCTACAGGTTTGGGCGAGCCTGGTCTCGGCCCATTTCCAGCGGCACTGAGTAATGCAGTGTTTGCGGCTTCCGGTAAGCGGTATCGAGATTTACCATTTAAAAGCTAA
- a CDS encoding endo-1,4-beta-xylanase, protein MKLMQLFKSKVKLKSAQRLSFLFLLVGFSQASWASCEYVISNQWGSGFVASIRITNDGSSAINGWDVSWKYSGDNRVTSSWNASLSGSNPYSASNIAWNGTINPGQSAEFGVQGTSNGNAETPTVTGAACQGGSSSSSSSSSSSSSSSSSSSSSSSSSSSSSSSSSSSSSSSSSSSSSGNGDLTIQENTTGFCSVDGSVDSNNSGFTGSGFANTDNASGKSVVWKINVASGGNYMLEWRYANGSSNNRTATITSNGSQGSVNFPTTGSWASWSVDGTSINLNSGVNEIVLRANTNEGLGNIDYISVLGNGISAANCNVSSSSSSSSSSSSSSSSSSSSSSSSSVNPGRFFVGNITTSGNVRSDFDQYWDQITPENEGKWGSVESSRDNYNWGGLDRAYNYAKALGIPFKQHTMVWGSQYPSWINNLSNADKAAEIEEWIRDYCNRYPDTDIIDVVNEATPGHAPANFAKDAFGSDWIIKSFQLTRKYCPNAILVLNDYNVLRWNTSEFIDMARPAINAGVVDAIGLQAHGLESQSISELKTNLNRIADLGLPIYISEYDIAKTNDQDQLNIMREQFPVFYNHPDVVGITLWGYVVGETWRNGTGLIQSNGTERPAMIWLMDYLNR, encoded by the coding sequence ATGAAACTAATGCAACTATTTAAATCGAAGGTAAAGCTAAAATCGGCACAACGCTTATCATTCTTGTTTTTATTGGTAGGCTTTTCCCAAGCAAGCTGGGCAAGCTGTGAGTACGTCATTAGCAACCAATGGGGGTCGGGTTTTGTAGCCAGTATTCGGATTACAAACGACGGTTCATCTGCAATTAATGGTTGGGATGTGAGTTGGAAGTATAGCGGTGACAATCGTGTAACCAGCAGTTGGAATGCTAGCTTATCCGGTTCAAACCCATACTCAGCCAGCAATATAGCGTGGAATGGAACCATTAACCCTGGTCAGTCTGCAGAATTTGGTGTTCAGGGTACATCGAACGGTAATGCCGAAACGCCAACCGTAACCGGCGCTGCCTGCCAAGGTGGAAGTAGCTCGTCTTCCAGCTCTAGTAGCTCTTCCTCGTCTAGCTCCTCCTCTAGTAGCTCTTCCTCTAGTAGCTCTTCCTCCTCTAGCTCCAGCTCATCCAGCAGCAGTTCTTCAAGTAGCTCTTCGAGTTCTAGCGGAAACGGCGACCTTACTATTCAAGAGAACACTACGGGTTTTTGTTCTGTAGACGGCTCAGTTGATAGCAACAATAGTGGTTTTACGGGAAGCGGCTTTGCCAATACCGATAATGCCTCAGGCAAGTCAGTTGTCTGGAAAATTAACGTCGCGTCGGGAGGCAACTATATGCTCGAATGGCGTTACGCGAATGGTTCCAGCAATAACCGCACCGCAACTATAACGTCTAACGGCTCACAGGGCAGCGTAAACTTCCCTACAACGGGATCGTGGGCGAGCTGGTCGGTTGATGGTACGTCTATCAACTTGAACTCAGGCGTAAACGAAATTGTGTTGCGGGCCAATACCAACGAAGGCCTTGGCAATATCGACTACATTTCTGTATTGGGTAACGGCATCTCGGCCGCAAACTGTAATGTCAGTAGCTCAAGCTCTTCAAGTAGCAGTTCTAGCTCTTCAAGCTCCTCCAGCAGTAGCTCATCTTCTAGTAGCAGCGTTAATCCCGGGCGTTTCTTCGTTGGTAACATCACAACAAGTGGCAATGTGCGCTCTGACTTCGATCAGTACTGGGATCAAATTACGCCTGAAAATGAAGGTAAGTGGGGCTCCGTCGAAAGCTCGCGTGATAACTACAATTGGGGCGGACTCGATAGAGCCTACAACTATGCCAAAGCCCTAGGCATTCCCTTTAAACAGCACACGATGGTTTGGGGTAGCCAATACCCGAGCTGGATAAATAACCTAAGCAATGCTGATAAAGCCGCTGAGATTGAAGAATGGATTCGTGATTACTGCAACCGCTACCCCGATACAGACATTATTGATGTAGTTAACGAAGCAACACCCGGACATGCACCGGCCAATTTTGCCAAAGATGCCTTCGGCAGTGACTGGATTATTAAATCCTTTCAGCTAACCAGAAAATATTGCCCAAATGCGATATTGGTTCTTAACGATTACAACGTACTGAGGTGGAACACCAGTGAGTTTATTGATATGGCTCGACCTGCAATTAATGCCGGTGTTGTTGATGCGATTGGCCTGCAAGCTCATGGATTGGAAAGTCAGTCAATTTCTGAGCTGAAAACCAATCTGAATCGGATCGCGGATCTTGGATTACCAATTTATATCTCAGAGTATGATATTGCAAAAACCAACGACCAAGACCAACTGAACATTATGCGCGAGCAATTCCCTGTATTTTACAACCACCCCGATGTCGTCGGAATTACGCTTTGGGGTTATGTAGTTGGCGAAACTTGGCGTAATGGTACTGGTTTAATTCAAAGTAACGGTACTGAACGACCTGCCATGATATGGCTAATGGACTATTTAAACCGCTAA
- a CDS encoding nucleoside hydrolase-like domain-containing protein has translation MRRANKIPAISQTKPTRLSIRSASVLALTLFLVSNASQANDNHPAGIIDEKPRLFVLTDIGGDPDDQMSMVRLMTYANQLDIEGLVATATGHEKKRIEPQRIKRIVKAYGEVQNNLLLHEPGYPSAKSLLNVISQGIPVHDMQGVGKGKDSPGSELLIQAVDRDDPRPLWINVWGGPNVLAQALWKVRETRNAEQLATFVSKLRVYAISDQDNSGPWIRKEFPALFYIVTPGINAGGGFHHATWIAIGGDKFHGRFGGADYSLVTNEWLDRNVRQKGTLGAEYPRWKFMMEGDTPAFFYLLNNGLSSTKNPNWGGWGGRYELYIPRKEKWFLEEETRPIWTNAQDEVLGNDGEWHTTNHATIWRWREAYQNDFSARMDWTIKPYSEANHPPVPKLGHPETITAKPGERVDLDATPTSDPDGDAVSYEWFVYAEAGTRGISNSRTGVMLDIKNFDKAKAWFIVKTKRVMPPGTGTMHIILAVTDHGIPRLTRYKRVIVDVQP, from the coding sequence GACAACCATCCAGCAGGAATCATTGACGAAAAACCTAGACTGTTCGTGCTCACCGATATAGGCGGAGACCCCGATGACCAAATGTCTATGGTGCGACTCATGACCTATGCCAACCAACTAGACATTGAAGGCTTAGTGGCCACAGCTACCGGGCACGAAAAAAAACGTATTGAACCTCAACGTATCAAACGTATCGTTAAAGCCTATGGCGAGGTGCAGAACAACCTACTTCTCCACGAACCGGGATACCCCTCGGCGAAATCATTACTCAATGTAATATCACAGGGAATACCCGTTCACGATATGCAGGGCGTGGGTAAAGGCAAAGATTCACCGGGCTCGGAACTACTCATTCAGGCAGTGGATCGCGATGATCCTCGGCCATTGTGGATAAACGTATGGGGCGGCCCCAACGTGCTCGCGCAAGCGCTTTGGAAGGTGCGTGAAACACGAAACGCTGAACAACTTGCCACTTTTGTTTCCAAACTGCGTGTTTATGCGATTTCAGATCAGGACAACAGCGGCCCGTGGATACGAAAGGAATTCCCCGCACTGTTTTATATTGTTACACCTGGCATTAACGCTGGTGGGGGCTTCCACCATGCGACATGGATTGCGATTGGCGGAGACAAATTCCATGGACGCTTCGGAGGCGCAGACTACTCGCTAGTGACTAACGAATGGCTAGATCGCAATGTACGTCAAAAAGGTACACTTGGAGCGGAATATCCTCGCTGGAAATTTATGATGGAAGGCGATACGCCAGCGTTTTTCTACCTTCTTAATAACGGTTTAAGCAGCACGAAAAACCCAAACTGGGGTGGCTGGGGTGGTCGCTATGAATTGTATATTCCCCGAAAAGAAAAGTGGTTTTTAGAAGAGGAAACCCGCCCAATCTGGACAAATGCCCAAGATGAAGTACTTGGCAACGATGGTGAATGGCATACAACCAATCACGCAACGATTTGGCGCTGGCGCGAAGCCTACCAAAACGATTTTTCGGCACGAATGGATTGGACTATAAAACCCTACAGCGAAGCCAACCACCCACCAGTGCCGAAACTGGGCCACCCGGAAACTATAACCGCCAAACCCGGTGAACGTGTAGATCTTGATGCTACCCCCACCTCGGACCCAGACGGAGACGCCGTATCCTACGAGTGGTTTGTTTATGCTGAAGCCGGTACCCGTGGAATTTCAAATTCTAGAACAGGCGTAATGCTCGATATTAAAAACTTTGATAAAGCCAAAGCCTGGTTCATCGTAAAAACCAAACGTGTTATGCCGCCAGGCACAGGTACTATGCATATTATTCTTGCGGTAACTGACCATGGCATACCTCGTCTCACTCGCTATAAGCGAGTAATCGTCGATGTTCAGCCATAG
- a CDS encoding (2Fe-2S)-binding protein — MKSLMINGKSHPIDVDEAMPLLWFLRDRLEYTGTKYGCGLGVCGACIVQVDGQATRSCITPVSAIAGRSVTTIEGLSENGDHPLQKAWIENKVPQCGYCQAGQIMNAASFLASNPAPTSEEIDGAMQGNICRCGTYQRIKKAVADAASEMNANTSTTRNKEA; from the coding sequence ATGAAATCCTTAATGATCAACGGAAAATCTCACCCCATTGATGTTGATGAGGCAATGCCTCTGCTGTGGTTTCTGCGTGACCGGTTGGAATACACCGGTACAAAATATGGCTGTGGCTTAGGTGTATGTGGGGCCTGCATAGTGCAGGTGGACGGGCAGGCAACGCGCTCCTGTATTACGCCGGTATCGGCGATAGCGGGTAGAAGTGTCACCACCATAGAAGGTTTATCTGAAAACGGCGACCACCCTCTGCAAAAGGCTTGGATAGAAAATAAAGTACCGCAATGTGGTTATTGTCAGGCGGGACAAATTATGAATGCTGCCAGCTTCCTCGCTAGCAACCCGGCGCCAACCAGTGAGGAGATTGACGGTGCAATGCAAGGCAATATTTGTCGCTGCGGCACCTATCAGCGTATCAAAAAGGCGGTGGCTGATGCCGCAAGTGAAATGAACGCAAACACATCAACCACCCGTAACAAGGAGGCCTAG